Proteins from a single region of Sesamum indicum cultivar Zhongzhi No. 13 linkage group LG5, S_indicum_v1.0, whole genome shotgun sequence:
- the LOC105162856 gene encoding uncharacterized protein LOC105162856 codes for MCNNHGAEKLSKVELERENTIVDQQQLAVRLMDSPTVTSDSASCSNDENQRIKFLCSFSGSILPRPQDGKLRYVGGETRIVSVPRDITYEELMGKMRELFEGATVLKYQQPDEDLDALVSVVNDDDVTNMMEEYDKLGSGDGFTRLRIFLFAHPDQDSSLHFGDGDERDNERRYVDALNSLNESPDFRKQPGESLVMGSLDDVHAAEQYFNQMSVDGGLHCQRNMELPMAQMNLRHLTIPHLGSGQLQQAVTQRFSEMEAPWSPAYYSPRQHGNIDQRPVAEFPTSPSSSRYRIPYADFSDKGFERMPDDSARYRATYGDFSDRSFDRMPEDYNQTPVGTHCIYEQPPQYTDNVVMVPAGSVVNEKAGFPGNILQGSNGNSHCEHCRMAFQRNQLYPDSSWKPVDQPHLEPPNMGNGYLQVPNSCAECSLNREVYMLNSDANLHSPYYCRDQNDPRSIYPETHGHERGWVSPHQPNPWAEESRPHLSVSGRLGDGYIAENGMSISMGHRNVCDGHHVQSHYIHPDDQRYARSGVDYGSQVFQDQAVATGSQVHPSXXXRYGNPPYTYGTDNLYQVPHGHIHPQTVWRNAHSPLQGCPSYETSVSSQLVNGSVPMGFIRGTVEGSPRPRTGLENQNPWPETSQRSTGFDGSLMPEHSHMQAIKLTPNTYNLENHHPCTLEPSQSAPSMTKLATSNDPFSKTDPASLRDDKSVTIAAPGVDFQNDTEITKSVRPYENSVYEGSKEQINGGEAKGSGVCGVIGKNSDAVAPSVFITSHIPKPASGNGVAVTVDKTNAGTPVEVPDDGLEYLPELIASVKEAALLSLKEVKAKVQKNTDLGSEHDGLAKEEVRDHKDGEDGNADLEVDFDNDNVNPSKIELTKAEAEAIDRGLQTIKNEDLEEIRELGSGTYGAVYHGKWKGSDVAIKRIKASCFAGRPSERERLIADFWKEALILSSLHHPNVVSFYGVVRDGPDGSLATVTEFMVNGSLKQFLQKKDRTIDRRKRLIIAMDTAFGMEYLHGKNIVHFDLKCENLLVNMRDPHRPVCKIGDLGLSKVKQHTLVSGGVRGTLPWMAPELLSGKSNMVTEKIDVYSFGIVMWELLTGDEPYADMHCASIIGGIVNNTLRPQIPTWCDPEWKSLMESCWASDPAQRPSFSEISQKLRNMAAAMNLK; via the exons ATGTGTAATAATCACGGAGCAGAAAAATTGAGTAAAGTAGAGCTTGAACGGGAAAACACCATTGTTGATCAGCAACAACTAGCTGTGCGCTTGATGGATAGCCCTACAGTGACCTCAGATTCAGCCTCGTGCTCAAACGATGAAAATCAGCGTATAAAATTCTTGTGTAGCTTTTCAGGTAGTATATTGCCACGTCCCCAAGATGGGAAGCTTAGATATGTTGGAGGTGAGACTCGAATTGTGAGTGTCCCACGAGATATTACTTATGAAGAACTCATGGGGAAGATGAGGGAGCTTTTCGAAGGGGCAACTGTGTTGAAATACCAGCAACCCGATGAGGATCTTGATGCTCTTGTATCTGTTGTGAATGACGACGATGTCACTAATATGATGGAGGAGTACGATAAGTTGGGCTCAGGGGATGGGTTTACTAGGTTgaggatatttttgtttgcGCATCCTGATCAAGATAGTTCTTTACATTTCGGAGATGGAGATGAAAGGGATAATGAGAGGAGGTATGTGGATGCCCTGAACAGCCTTAATGAGTCTCCTGACTTTAGGAAGCAGCCTGGTGAGTCTCTGGTAATGGGGTCGTTAGATGATGTCCACGCTGCTGAACAGTACTTCAACCAGATGAGTGTAGATGGTGGCCTCCATTGCCAGAGGAACATGGAGTTGCCAATGGCTCAGATGAATTTACGGCACCTGACAATTCCTCATCTGGGTTCAGGACAACTCCAGCAAGCAGTTACTCAAAGGTTTAGTGAGATGGAGGCCCCTTGGAGTCCTGCTTACTATTCCCCGAGACAACATGGAAACATAGATCAGAGACCTGTTGCTGAATTTCCAACTTCACCTTCATCCTCTCGCTATCGAATTCCATATGCGGACTTTTCAGATAAAGGTTTTGAGAGAATGCCCGATGATTCTGCTCGCTATCGAGCTACATACGGGGACTTTTCAGATAGAAGTTTTGATAGAATGCCTGAGGATTACAACCAAACGCCAGTAGGTACTCACTGCATATATGAGCAACCGCCGCAATACACAGACAATGTGGTCATGGTTCCAGCGGGGTCTGTTGTTAATGAAAAGGCCGGTTTTCCTGGTAACATACTGCAAGGGTCCAACGGAAACAGTCATTGCGAGCATTGCCGGATGGCGtttcaaagaaatcaactttATCCTGATTCTTCTTGGAAGCCTGTTGACCAGCCACATCTGGAACCGCCCAACATGGGGAACGGATATCTTCAGGTCCCTAATTCTTGTGCGGAGTGCTCCCTGAACAGGGAAGTGTACATGTTGAATTCAGATGCAAACCTGCACTCTCCATACTACTGCAGGGACCAAAATGATCCGCGGTCCATATACCCTGAGACCCATGGTCATGAAAGGGGATGGGTTTCTCCACATCAGCCAAATCCATGGGCTGAGGAATCAAGACCACACCTATCTGTATCTGGAAGGTTGGGTGATGGTTATATTGCGGAAAATGGTATGAGTATTTCAATGGGGCACCGTAATGTATGTGATGGACACCATGTACAATCACATTATATCCATCCTGATGATCAGCGTTATGCTCGTTCTGGGGTAGACTATGGTAGTCAAGTTTTTCAAGACCAAGCTGTAGCAACTGGATCACAGGTTCATCCGTCNNNNNNNNNNCGATATGGAAATCCTCCGTATACATATGGAACTGATAATCTATACCAGGTGCCTCATGGCCATATTCATCCACAAACTGTATGGAGAAATGCTCATAGTCCACTGCAAGGATGTCCATCGTATGAAACATCTGTTTCATCTCAGCTAGTTAATGGCTCTGTTCCTATGGGCTTTATACGAGGTACAGTGGAGGGTAGTCCCAGGCCAAGAACTGGGTTAGAGAATCAGAATCCTTGGCCTGAGACATCACAAAGATCTACGGGCTTTGATGGGTCTCTTATGCCAGAGCATTCTCATATGCAGGCTATAAAGCTGACACCTAACACTTACAATCTGGAGAATCATCATCCATGTACTTTAGAACCCAGCCAATCAGCACCTTCCATGACTAAACTTGCCACTTCTAATGACCCATTTAGTAAGACTGATCCTGCATCATTACGTGATGATAAGTCAGTGACAATTGCTGCTCCTGGAGTAGACTTCCAGAATGACactgaaattacaaaatcagTTAGGCCGTATGAGAACAGTGTGTACGAAGGGAGCAAAGAGCAAATTAATGGAGGGGAGGCCAAAGGTTCTGGTGTTTGTGGTGTCATTGGCAAGAACTCAGATGCTGTAGCACCTTCTGTGTTCATCACTTCACATATTCCCAAACCTGCTTCTGGAAATGGTGTTGCTGTAACTGTAGACAAAACTAATGCTGGCACTCCAGTGGAGGTACCAGATGACGGACTGGAATACTTGCCCGAGTTAATTGCATCTGTGAAAGAGGCAGCTTTGTTGAGCTTAAAGGAGGTGAAAGCTAAAGTCCAAAAAAATACTGATTTGGGCAGTGAGCATGATGGTCTTGCAAAAGAGGAGGTGAGAGACCACAAAGATGGAGAG GATGGCAATGCAGACTTGGAGGTAGATTTTGATAATGATAATGTGAATCCCTCCAAGATAGAGCTGACAAAAGCCGAGGCAGAAGCAATTGACCGTGGATTGCAG acaataaaaaatgaagatcTGGAGGAGATTCGGGAATTAGGTTCAGGGACATATGGTGCTGTATACCATGGAAAGTGGAAGGGATCAGATGTagcaataaaaagaataaaggcCAGCTGCTTTGCTGGAAGGCCTTCTGAAAGGGAACGTCTG ATTGCTGATTTCTGGAAGGAAGCTCTGATATTAAGTTCATTGCACCATCCAAATGTTGTCTCTTTTTATGGAGTAGTTCGTGATGGTCCTGATGGATCTTTAGCAACTGTGACAGAATTCATGGTTAATGGATCTCTGAAACAATTTCTGCAGAAAAAGGACAG GACCATTGACAGACGTAAGAGACTCATAATTGCGATGGATACTGCATTTGGTATGGAGTATTTGCATGGGAaaaatattgttcattttGACCTAAAATGTGAAAATCTGCTGGTAAATATGAGAGATCCACATCGTCCAGTGTGCAAG ATTGGTGATCTAGGATTATCAAAGGTAAAACAACATACTTTAGTGTCTGGAGGTGTTCGTGGGACATTACCGTGGATGGCCCCAGAACTGCTGAGTGGAAAGAGTAATATGGTAACAGAAAAG ATTGATGTTTATTCATTTGGGATTGTCATGTGGGAGTTACTTACTGGTGATGAGCCTTATGCAGATATGCACTGTGCTTCTATAATCG